In a genomic window of Flavobacteriales bacterium:
- a CDS encoding RNA polymerase sigma factor RpoD/SigA: MRQLKITKSITNRESQSLDKYLQEIGKEGLITADMEVELARRIKEGDGKALEKLVKANLRFVVSVAKQYQNQGLSLPDLINEGNLGLIKAAQRFDETRGFKFISYAVWWIRQSILQALAEQSRIVRLPLNQVGSLNKINKAFAKLEQEFERPPSADELAASLDLPPEKVADTMKVSGRHISMDAPFVEGESNSLLDVLPNNDSTPADRLLLNESLSKEIERALSTLTERERDVVKLFFGIGINHGLTLEEIGAKFDLTRERVRQIKEKAIRRLRHTSRSKLLKAYLG; this comes from the coding sequence ATGCGTCAACTCAAGATTACCAAGTCGATCACCAACCGGGAAAGCCAGTCGCTGGACAAGTACCTGCAGGAAATCGGCAAGGAAGGCCTGATCACCGCCGACATGGAGGTGGAACTGGCGCGGCGCATCAAAGAAGGTGACGGGAAAGCGCTGGAGAAACTGGTGAAGGCTAACCTGCGCTTCGTGGTCTCGGTGGCCAAGCAGTACCAGAATCAAGGCCTCAGCCTGCCCGACTTGATCAACGAGGGCAACCTCGGCCTGATCAAGGCGGCCCAGCGCTTCGATGAGACGCGCGGCTTCAAGTTCATCAGCTACGCGGTGTGGTGGATCCGCCAGAGCATCCTGCAGGCCTTGGCCGAGCAGAGCCGGATCGTGCGGCTGCCGCTGAACCAGGTGGGCTCGCTGAACAAGATCAACAAGGCCTTCGCGAAGCTCGAGCAGGAATTCGAGCGCCCGCCCAGCGCCGATGAGCTGGCTGCCAGCCTCGATCTGCCGCCCGAGAAGGTCGCCGACACCATGAAGGTGAGCGGCCGCCACATCAGCATGGACGCTCCCTTCGTGGAAGGCGAGAGCAACAGCCTGCTCGATGTGCTGCCCAACAACGACAGCACCCCCGCCGACCGCCTTCTGCTCAACGAATCGCTGAGCAAGGAGATCGAGCGCGCCCTGAGCACCCTCACCGAGCGCGAGCGCGATGTGGTGAAGCTCTTCTTCGGCATCGGCATCAACCACGGCCTTACGTTGGAGGAGATCGGCGCCAAGTTCGACCTCACCCGCGAGCGCGTGCGGCAGATCAAGGAGAAGGCCATCCGGCGATTGCGGCATACCAGCCGCAGCAAACTGCTGAAGGCTTACCTCGGCTAG
- a CDS encoding Do family serine endopeptidase, whose product MIGPLLFGILGGFIALSIHQRFFAESPALQSELQPVPGAPVSYVSIPTVSGTPVVAVDFTEAAERSVNAVVHVTTETTVNVRDPFADFFWGYRAPSQQRQQQGAGSGVIISADGYIVTNNHVVEGADKIMVHLNDRRQFEARIVGRDPSTDIAVLKVEGEGLATLGYGNSDEVRVGEWVLAVGNPMNLTSTVTAGIVSAKARNINLLQYDPGRDVFPIESFIQTDAAVNPGNSGGALVNASGELVGINTAIASNTGQYTGYSFAVPVNIVKKVAGDIVEYGSVQRAYLGVSIRDMDQQLAQELRMDKPRGVYVNGLTDGGAAANAGLEKGDVITRVGSIAVNNVPQLQEQVGKFKPGDRVPVTVLREGGERVVELTLRGREGSTVAMKTSKAPMETLGAELRAATAEELRALRLKNGVKVSAVNGGKFRASGIREGFIITSIDQQPVSGPADVEKALASKRGGVLVEGVYPNGMKAYYGLGL is encoded by the coding sequence GTGATCGGTCCTCTCCTATTCGGCATCCTCGGCGGGTTCATCGCCCTTTCCATCCATCAGCGCTTCTTCGCGGAGTCGCCTGCCCTTCAATCCGAGCTCCAGCCGGTACCGGGCGCTCCGGTCTCTTACGTGAGCATCCCAACGGTAAGCGGAACGCCTGTGGTTGCGGTGGATTTCACCGAGGCCGCCGAGCGCAGCGTGAACGCCGTGGTGCACGTCACCACCGAGACCACGGTGAACGTGCGCGACCCCTTCGCCGATTTCTTCTGGGGCTACCGGGCGCCCAGCCAGCAGCGCCAGCAGCAGGGCGCCGGGTCGGGCGTGATCATCAGCGCCGACGGCTACATCGTGACCAACAACCACGTGGTGGAAGGCGCTGACAAGATCATGGTGCACCTGAACGACCGTCGCCAATTCGAGGCGCGCATCGTGGGCCGCGACCCCAGCACGGACATCGCCGTCCTCAAGGTGGAAGGCGAAGGACTGGCCACCCTCGGCTACGGCAACAGCGATGAGGTGCGCGTGGGCGAATGGGTGCTGGCCGTGGGCAACCCGATGAACCTCACCAGCACCGTCACCGCCGGCATCGTGAGCGCCAAGGCGCGCAACATCAACCTGCTGCAGTACGATCCCGGCCGGGACGTTTTCCCGATCGAGAGCTTCATCCAGACCGATGCAGCGGTGAACCCCGGCAACAGCGGCGGCGCCCTGGTGAATGCCAGCGGCGAACTGGTGGGCATCAACACCGCCATCGCGAGCAACACCGGCCAGTACACGGGCTACTCCTTCGCGGTGCCGGTGAACATCGTGAAGAAGGTGGCGGGCGACATCGTTGAGTACGGCAGCGTGCAGCGCGCGTACCTCGGCGTGAGCATCCGCGACATGGACCAGCAACTGGCTCAGGAACTTCGCATGGATAAGCCCCGGGGCGTTTACGTGAACGGGCTCACCGATGGCGGCGCGGCGGCGAATGCAGGCCTGGAGAAAGGCGACGTGATCACCCGCGTGGGCAGCATCGCCGTGAACAACGTGCCGCAGCTGCAGGAGCAGGTGGGGAAATTCAAGCCCGGCGACCGCGTGCCGGTGACCGTGCTCCGCGAAGGCGGTGAGCGCGTGGTGGAGCTCACCCTGCGCGGCCGCGAGGGCAGCACTGTTGCGATGAAGACCAGCAAGGCGCCCATGGAGACGCTGGGGGCTGAGCTGCGCGCGGCTACTGCCGAGGAGCTCCGTGCGCTGCGGCTGAAGAACGGCGTGAAAGTGTCGGCGGTGAACGGCGGAAAGTTCCGCGCGAGCGGCATCCGGGAGGGCTTCATCATCACCAGCATCGATCAGCAGCCCGTGAGCGGACCGGCCGATGTGGAGAAGGCATTGGCGAGCAAGCGTGGCGGCGTGCTGGTGGAGGGCGTGTATCCCAACGGAATGAAGGCCTATTATGGACTCGGCCTGTGA
- a CDS encoding choice-of-anchor L domain-containing protein — MKKLYALAFATLAGSANAQLTVNDSLSLSDVAQLLEGLNVSIQNVTVNCAGSAMGQFSGASEMEIEEGLVLTTGSASLVAGPVGNFASDYPSTPGDPDLTAAVGGMPTYDACVLEFDCIPTGDTLLFNFSFGSEEYPEFVGSAFNDVFAIWLTGPGFPTPTNVAALPDGTPVAINNVNEGLNSSYFVNNEAGAGQYVTYDGFTTNLTVFAEVSPDDVYHFKVAIADVSDMAFDSGVFLEAFSFRSNDISTRVPEVNAAAMRVIAGAEGITVLAPTDAIGAELRVLDASGRLVLRERISGERTVVGTNALGKGVYVAHAVGIAGLHPVRFVKE, encoded by the coding sequence ATGAAGAAGCTCTACGCGCTCGCATTCGCAACGCTCGCCGGATCCGCCAACGCACAGCTCACCGTCAACGACAGCCTGAGCCTATCCGATGTGGCGCAATTGCTCGAAGGACTGAATGTCTCCATCCAGAACGTGACGGTGAATTGCGCGGGCAGTGCCATGGGGCAGTTCAGCGGAGCCTCGGAGATGGAGATCGAAGAGGGCCTGGTGCTCACCACGGGATCCGCGTCCTTGGTGGCCGGGCCGGTCGGCAACTTCGCTTCCGATTACCCCAGCACCCCGGGCGATCCCGATCTGACCGCAGCGGTGGGCGGCATGCCCACCTACGATGCCTGCGTGCTCGAGTTCGACTGCATCCCTACGGGCGATACGCTGCTCTTCAACTTCAGCTTCGGCAGCGAGGAGTACCCCGAGTTCGTGGGCAGTGCATTCAATGATGTGTTCGCCATCTGGCTCACCGGTCCTGGCTTCCCCACGCCCACCAATGTCGCGGCGCTGCCCGACGGCACACCGGTGGCGATCAACAACGTGAACGAAGGCCTGAACAGCTCCTACTTCGTGAATAATGAGGCCGGCGCCGGACAGTATGTGACCTACGACGGCTTCACCACGAACCTCACCGTCTTCGCCGAGGTCTCGCCCGATGATGTCTACCACTTCAAGGTGGCCATCGCCGACGTGAGCGACATGGCCTTCGACAGCGGCGTCTTCCTCGAGGCCTTCAGCTTCCGCAGCAACGATATCAGCACGCGCGTACCGGAGGTGAACGCCGCAGCGATGCGCGTGATCGCCGGAGCCGAGGGCATCACCGTGCTGGCGCCTACCGACGCGATCGGTGCGGAACTGCGCGTGCTCGATGCCAGCGGACGCCTCGTGCTGCGAGAGCGGATCAGTGGCGAGCGCACCGTCGTCGGCACCAACGCGCTCGGCAAGGGCGTGTACGTGGCGCACGCCGTCGGCATCGCGGGCCTGCACCCCGTGCGCTTCGTGAAGGAGTGA
- a CDS encoding acyl-CoA thioesterase: MALDYSPIPGSILTIRFQDCDPFNHLNNGRYTDYFLNAREDHLLEHYGLDIYKIARETGLCWVVSTSQIAYLRPAITMEKVLIETQLISWSPKHVQVEMRMWDEGRKALKSFCWMSFIHFDLRTGKVASHNEGYVELFQRVHAPVSEESFDARLTALKAG, encoded by the coding sequence ATGGCCCTCGACTACTCCCCCATCCCCGGCAGCATCCTCACCATCCGCTTCCAGGACTGCGACCCCTTCAACCACTTGAACAACGGGCGCTACACGGACTACTTCCTCAATGCGCGCGAGGACCATCTGCTGGAGCATTACGGTCTTGATATCTACAAGATCGCGCGCGAGACGGGGCTGTGCTGGGTGGTGAGCACGAGCCAGATCGCCTACCTGCGCCCGGCCATCACCATGGAGAAGGTGCTCATCGAGACGCAGTTGATCAGCTGGTCGCCCAAGCACGTGCAAGTGGAGATGCGCATGTGGGACGAAGGCCGCAAGGCACTGAAGAGTTTCTGCTGGATGAGCTTCATCCATTTCGACCTGCGCACGGGCAAGGTGGCCTCGCACAACGAAGGATACGTGGAGCTGTTCCAACGCGTGCATGCGCCGGTATCAGAAGAGAGCTTCGATGCACGGCTGACGGCGCTGAAGGCCGGCTGA
- a CDS encoding DUF1761 domain-containing protein → MWYRFLFGKHWMKELGFSEEELKKGANMGMIFGSTLALTFVMGLGLAMLWHTEDPAKLTWSVGLMHGLFIGVCFVATSTGINFLYQRKSLAPWAIDAGD, encoded by the coding sequence GTGTGGTACAGATTCCTCTTCGGCAAGCACTGGATGAAGGAACTGGGCTTCTCGGAAGAGGAATTGAAGAAAGGCGCCAACATGGGCATGATCTTCGGCAGCACCCTGGCGCTCACTTTCGTGATGGGACTGGGCCTGGCCATGCTCTGGCACACCGAGGACCCAGCGAAGCTCACCTGGAGCGTCGGCTTGATGCACGGCCTATTCATCGGGGTGTGCTTCGTGGCCACGAGCACCGGCATCAATTTCCTGTACCAACGGAAGTCGCTTGCGCCATGGGCTATCGATGCGGGCGATTGA
- the tnpA gene encoding IS200/IS605 family transposase codes for MPQSLARILVHLVFSTKNREPLLADAHRDELRAYIGGIIANHKGTLLKAGSVSDHIHLLVAHPRTCSPADLVQEVKTGSSKWLKTKSPSLAQFHWQNGYGIFSISPSHRPALEKYIADQAEHHRKVTFQDEYRKFLQEHDLEYDERYVWD; via the coding sequence ATGCCGCAATCCCTCGCCCGCATCCTCGTGCATCTGGTGTTCTCCACCAAGAACCGGGAGCCCTTGCTCGCTGATGCGCATCGCGACGAACTGCGCGCATACATCGGGGGCATCATCGCGAACCACAAAGGCACCTTGTTGAAGGCCGGGTCGGTTTCGGATCACATCCACTTGCTCGTCGCGCACCCCCGCACCTGCTCGCCTGCGGATCTGGTGCAGGAGGTCAAGACCGGGTCGTCCAAATGGTTGAAGACGAAGTCGCCGTCATTGGCTCAGTTCCATTGGCAGAACGGCTACGGCATCTTTTCCATCAGTCCGTCGCATAGGCCAGCCCTTGAGAAATACATCGCCGATCAGGCGGAGCACCACCGTAAGGTGACGTTTCAGGATGAATACAGGAAGTTCCTGCAAGAGCACGACCTTGAATACGACGAACGCTATGTATGGGATTGA